The Pseudoalteromonas sp. UG3-2 genome contains a region encoding:
- a CDS encoding malate synthase G, which yields MSKYVSHSGFQIATPLAQFVEQSLLPGTGIESQQFWQGLADIFTKLTPINQALLAKRDSLQQQIDDYHSEHPDWQAEEYRTFLEEIGYLQPQPEDFTIETQHVEPEIAAAAAPQLVVPVNNARFALNAANARWGSLYDALYGTDVLSEEDGAERTAQYNPTRGFKVMAYARQFLDRALPLEQGSHIESSNYAVLDGKLIITLNDSSQVTLKQPEQLVGYQGEPQNPSAILLRHHDLHIEIQIDPHHPIGQADKAGIKDVVLESALTTIMDCEDSVAAVDAEDKVLVYRNWLGLMRGDLSETFTKSGKAMTRSLNADRSYYDLNGQRFSLKGRSMMFVRNVGHLMTTPAVLDQQGNEQFEGILDAIMTSLAALHDLQGNSPFKNSTAASINIVKPKMHGPEEVAFTEQLFSAVEQLLALPKNTIKMGIMDEERRTSVNLKACIAAAKQRVVFINTGFLDRTGDEIHTSMLAGAVLPKAQIKGQAWIAAYEDQNVDIGLKTGFSKKAQIGKGMWPMPDKMALMMEQKQGHPESGANTAWVPSPTAATLHAMHYHYVDVFARQLEIKTRQQASLDSLLTPPLMLDNRLSAEDIQAELDNNVQGILGYVVRWIDQGVGCSKVPDINHIGLMEDRATLRVSSQHIANWLHHGICTAEQVEKTFQRMAVVVDGQSQHDSHYQPMVQEGKPLGENLAYKAAIALVFEGKLQPNGYTEPLLHAYRQAYKRQLG from the coding sequence ATGAGCAAGTACGTCTCTCACTCCGGCTTTCAAATCGCGACCCCACTTGCGCAATTTGTCGAGCAGTCACTTCTTCCCGGCACAGGCATTGAAAGTCAGCAGTTTTGGCAAGGACTGGCTGATATTTTTACCAAGCTGACGCCCATCAATCAGGCACTATTAGCGAAAAGAGATAGCTTGCAACAACAAATTGATGACTATCACAGTGAACACCCTGATTGGCAGGCTGAAGAGTATCGGACATTTCTTGAAGAGATTGGTTACCTACAGCCACAGCCAGAAGATTTTACTATTGAAACGCAACACGTCGAACCGGAAATAGCAGCCGCCGCCGCGCCACAGCTAGTGGTACCTGTTAATAATGCGCGATTTGCTCTCAATGCTGCTAATGCCCGCTGGGGATCGCTCTATGATGCCTTGTATGGCACGGATGTCTTATCTGAAGAGGATGGCGCTGAGCGCACTGCACAATACAACCCCACTCGGGGTTTTAAGGTCATGGCTTACGCTAGGCAGTTTCTCGACCGCGCCCTGCCACTTGAGCAAGGTTCACACATTGAAAGCAGTAACTATGCGGTTCTCGATGGCAAGTTGATTATTACCTTAAACGACTCATCTCAGGTCACACTGAAGCAACCAGAGCAGCTGGTGGGGTATCAAGGCGAGCCACAAAATCCCAGTGCCATTTTATTGCGTCATCACGATTTGCACATCGAAATTCAAATTGACCCTCACCACCCTATTGGTCAGGCAGATAAAGCGGGGATCAAAGACGTGGTGTTAGAGTCGGCGTTAACTACCATCATGGACTGTGAGGACTCGGTTGCCGCGGTTGATGCCGAGGACAAAGTGCTGGTATATCGTAATTGGCTAGGACTTATGCGTGGCGACCTATCTGAAACCTTTACGAAATCGGGTAAAGCCATGACCCGTAGCTTAAATGCTGACCGCAGCTATTATGATTTAAACGGTCAGCGTTTTAGTCTTAAGGGGCGTTCGATGATGTTTGTGCGAAACGTTGGCCACCTTATGACCACACCGGCGGTGCTCGATCAGCAGGGGAATGAGCAGTTTGAAGGGATCTTAGATGCAATAATGACCAGTTTGGCTGCGCTGCATGATCTGCAAGGCAACAGCCCATTTAAAAACTCCACCGCGGCCAGCATTAATATTGTGAAGCCAAAAATGCATGGTCCCGAAGAGGTGGCGTTTACCGAACAATTATTCAGTGCGGTAGAGCAGCTCCTAGCGTTACCTAAAAACACCATAAAAATGGGGATTATGGATGAAGAACGCCGTACTTCAGTGAACCTCAAGGCGTGTATCGCAGCTGCAAAGCAACGGGTGGTCTTTATTAACACTGGCTTTTTAGATAGAACCGGTGATGAAATCCATACTTCGATGCTTGCCGGCGCTGTGCTGCCTAAAGCGCAAATCAAGGGCCAGGCTTGGATAGCGGCATATGAAGATCAAAATGTCGATATTGGTTTAAAAACGGGCTTTAGCAAAAAGGCCCAGATCGGCAAAGGCATGTGGCCAATGCCAGACAAGATGGCCTTGATGATGGAGCAAAAGCAAGGTCACCCAGAGTCGGGAGCGAATACTGCTTGGGTGCCGTCACCTACCGCAGCAACCTTACACGCCATGCACTATCACTATGTTGATGTCTTTGCTCGGCAACTAGAAATTAAAACCCGTCAGCAAGCCTCGTTAGACAGTCTGTTAACGCCACCATTAATGCTAGACAACCGTCTCTCGGCAGAAGATATTCAGGCGGAATTGGATAATAATGTGCAAGGGATTTTAGGCTATGTGGTGAGATGGATAGACCAAGGCGTCGGCTGCTCAAAAGTGCCTGACATTAATCATATTGGTTTAATGGAAGACCGAGCTACTTTACGGGTCTCCAGTCAGCATATCGCCAACTGGTTACATCACGGCATTTGTACTGCCGAGCAAGTTGAGAAAACATTTCAGCGTATGGCAGTGGTCGTAGATGGTCAAAGTCAGCATGACTCACACTACCAGCCTATGGTGCAAGAAGGTAAGCCGCTAGGCGAAAACTTGGCCTATAAAGCGGCGATTGCACTGGTGTTTGAAGGCAAGCTGCAGCCCAATGGCTATACCGAGCCGCTGCTGCATGCATATCGTCAAGCGTACAAACGCCAACTGGGATAA
- the betI gene encoding transcriptional regulator BetI — MEPVRRQQLIDATLESVAELGLQATTINSISKRAGLSSGIISHYFGGKQGLIEATVRYLLNNLKYALLDKTSHNCSPLERLMFIVESNFAMVQQQSNATRTWLSFWAQSMHDEELHRLQRVNSKRLQSNLTVSFAAFMTRTQAQEAAELAAGMIDGLWLRAVLSKADHQAFAHSEALAKRYIQSLIEQFGG; from the coding sequence ATGGAACCTGTTCGTCGTCAGCAGCTAATTGACGCCACATTAGAGTCTGTTGCGGAACTCGGATTACAAGCAACGACCATCAACAGTATTAGTAAAAGGGCGGGTCTCTCATCAGGGATCATTAGCCATTACTTTGGTGGTAAACAAGGCTTAATTGAAGCAACAGTGCGCTACTTATTAAATAACCTTAAGTATGCCCTGCTGGATAAAACCAGCCACAACTGCAGCCCCCTGGAGCGGTTGATGTTTATCGTTGAATCGAACTTTGCCATGGTTCAACAGCAATCGAATGCCACGCGTACTTGGTTGAGTTTCTGGGCGCAGTCCATGCACGACGAAGAGTTACACCGACTACAACGGGTCAATAGCAAACGTTTACAAAGTAACTTAACGGTGTCATTTGCAGCATTTATGACCCGTACCCAAGCACAAGAAGCCGCTGAGTTGGCTGCGGGTATGATTGATGGTTTATGGCTTAGGGCCGTTCTCAGTAAAGCCGACCATCAAGCCTTTGCACACAGCGAAGCACTGGCTAAGCGCTACATTCAATCACTAATAGAGCAGTTTGGAGGATAA
- a CDS encoding substrate-binding periplasmic protein has translation MTKFDCLTKQLQWLLLCCGLMLFCSAASACKKTINIGVVADWPPLTVFDQHGPWGLDVEIAELVFQHTTICTNYIRLPSSARTFEEMSKGVIDVALMTSYTKQREQYGDFTRPYRFERMRLFSLRPATAITSLESLLKQQRSIGLSIGSYYGDELKKLKQIESYQDNFVSIASAKSRVEMLMKGRVDFIVDDIITGSYFINELGNQEAEVWPYVVHDNQVHMLLRKGAFNQLEQARINDAIGQLKPQIELLVNSYRSDGHFRGISPPP, from the coding sequence ATGACGAAATTCGATTGTCTGACAAAACAGCTCCAATGGCTACTACTTTGCTGTGGCTTGATGTTGTTTTGTAGCGCCGCGAGTGCCTGCAAGAAGACCATAAATATTGGTGTGGTTGCCGATTGGCCACCCTTGACGGTATTTGATCAGCATGGTCCATGGGGGCTGGACGTTGAAATAGCGGAATTAGTTTTCCAGCATACTACCATCTGCACCAATTACATCCGCCTTCCCTCCAGTGCAAGAACGTTTGAGGAAATGTCTAAAGGCGTTATTGACGTTGCCTTGATGACCAGTTATACCAAACAGCGCGAGCAATACGGTGATTTTACTCGGCCTTACCGCTTTGAAAGGATGCGGTTGTTTTCGCTGCGCCCTGCCACTGCAATAACGAGCTTAGAAAGCTTGCTGAAACAGCAACGAAGTATCGGTTTAAGTATTGGTTCGTATTATGGTGACGAATTAAAAAAGCTAAAGCAGATAGAGAGCTATCAAGACAACTTTGTCAGTATTGCCAGTGCAAAAAGCCGAGTTGAGATGCTGATGAAAGGCCGTGTTGATTTCATTGTTGACGATATTATTACTGGAAGTTACTTCATTAATGAGCTGGGCAACCAAGAAGCGGAAGTATGGCCATATGTGGTGCATGACAATCAAGTGCATATGTTGTTGCGTAAAGGGGCTTTTAATCAGCTCGAACAAGCCCGTATTAACGATGCGATTGGCCAACTAAAGCCTCAGATAGAGCTGCTGGTGAATAGCTACCGCAGTGATGGTCATTTTCGCGGTATTTCACCACCGCCATAG
- a CDS encoding isocitrate lyase, with protein MSQYQTQLDRFASLCQSQGATWQSINPEFASRMHLQNRFKTGLDIAKYTAKVMREDMAAYDADSSQYTQSLGCWHGFTAQQMLMAIKRHQKTTKRSYVYLSGWMVAALRSEFGPLPDQSMHEKTAVSALIEEIYTFLKQADARELDHLYKALDAAKASGQDTSEIISQIDNFETHVVPIIADIDAGFGNEEATYLLAKQMIEAGACAIQIENQVSDAKQCGHQAGKVTVPHEDFLAKINAVRYAFLELGVEDGVIVARTDSLGASLTQKVPVSKAPGDLASQYTSFLDTSPINSAADLNDGEMAIKLNGELQKPVRLDNGLYQFKAGTEKDRVVLDCVTSLQAGADLLWIETEKPNIEQIAELVNRVREQVPNAKLVYNNSPSFNWTLKFREQVYQQWQEQGKDVSAYPDPSQDAKVLMAPELDSSELATEADQLVQSFQRDSAREAGIFHHLITLPTYHTAALSTDILAEGYFGEAGMLAYVRDVQRQEIRREQASVKHQDLAGSNIGDTHKEYFSGENALKAGGEANTMNQF; from the coding sequence ATGTCTCAGTATCAAACTCAGTTAGACCGCTTCGCAAGCCTTTGCCAAAGCCAAGGAGCAACATGGCAGTCAATCAACCCAGAATTTGCCAGCCGTATGCATTTGCAAAACCGTTTTAAAACCGGCTTAGACATTGCCAAATACACCGCGAAGGTGATGCGCGAAGACATGGCGGCCTACGATGCTGATAGCAGTCAATATACTCAGTCACTAGGTTGCTGGCATGGCTTTACGGCACAGCAAATGCTAATGGCCATTAAACGTCACCAAAAAACCACCAAACGCTCTTATGTGTATTTAAGTGGCTGGATGGTCGCAGCACTGCGCTCTGAGTTTGGTCCGTTGCCCGATCAAAGTATGCATGAGAAAACCGCGGTGTCGGCACTCATTGAAGAAATTTATACTTTCTTGAAGCAAGCCGATGCCCGTGAACTAGACCACCTTTACAAAGCGCTAGATGCCGCTAAAGCAAGTGGTCAAGACACCAGCGAGATCATTAGCCAAATTGACAACTTTGAAACTCACGTGGTGCCGATTATTGCCGATATTGACGCCGGTTTTGGTAACGAAGAAGCAACTTACTTACTCGCTAAACAGATGATCGAAGCGGGGGCATGTGCAATCCAAATTGAGAACCAGGTTTCTGATGCCAAACAGTGTGGCCACCAAGCAGGTAAAGTCACCGTGCCGCACGAAGACTTTTTGGCCAAAATAAACGCCGTTCGTTATGCCTTCTTAGAACTAGGTGTTGAAGACGGAGTGATCGTTGCCCGCACAGATTCATTAGGTGCAAGCCTGACACAAAAAGTACCAGTATCAAAAGCGCCAGGTGATTTAGCGAGTCAATACACCAGCTTCTTGGATACCAGCCCGATTAACTCAGCTGCGGATCTAAACGATGGTGAAATGGCAATAAAACTCAATGGCGAACTGCAAAAACCGGTGCGTTTGGATAATGGCTTGTATCAATTTAAAGCCGGCACTGAAAAAGACCGCGTGGTACTTGATTGCGTAACCAGTTTGCAAGCAGGTGCCGACTTGCTCTGGATTGAAACCGAAAAGCCCAACATTGAGCAAATTGCTGAGCTGGTAAATCGAGTGCGCGAGCAAGTACCTAATGCTAAGTTGGTATACAATAATTCACCGTCGTTTAACTGGACGCTGAAGTTCCGTGAGCAAGTTTATCAACAGTGGCAAGAGCAAGGCAAAGACGTAAGCGCTTACCCGGATCCAAGTCAAGATGCTAAAGTCTTGATGGCACCTGAGCTTGATAGTTCGGAGCTGGCAACAGAAGCGGATCAGCTGGTACAAAGCTTCCAGCGCGACTCAGCCAGAGAAGCGGGTATTTTCCACCACCTGATCACCTTGCCAACTTACCACACCGCAGCGTTGAGTACCGACATTCTGGCAGAGGGTTACTTTGGCGAGGCAGGTATGCTGGCTTATGTGCGCGATGTTCAACGTCAGGAAATCCGTCGCGAGCAAGCCTCAGTTAAACACCAAGACTTAGCAGGCTCTAACATTGGCGATACCCACAAAGAGTACTTTTCCGGTGAAAATGCACTCAAAGCCGGTGGCGAAGCCAATACCATGAACCAGTTCTAG
- a CDS encoding BCCT family transporter, translating to MTVWLSAGIIFTLLAIAFILVKWGNLQCVGVTPVKTFTFIAILFTSGLDVGLIMFPLTEFAGYADIKASPEYGFTNPLAIEFGFWGFLIWGFYFLTCFYFCVIEPKVKFFEIPWVKFINNLVIIGTCAFTAFLLLSNLPWYLPSVGDGESVIPTFYLIVFAAIAFAVYSSTSLKYVRFLSITTTWVFIGLIAFMWAAAFLFGDSEMSAYTDNLVLLGDYFANIHQFVLPLNDYHEFYLFWWFAWSIMIGQFTSRFVGGLKTYQVLAAMLVFPSIPIAAWFSVLYHYHEAGIPTTGIKNFAMVFVGVVFVINSLDSLIRLYTDNLNLTVSRLGKRNYILFNIVALSLLTLLFKLNFLQIQWVGALVIGLFFSCFAYIGYSKFKTVSNIDSSPKDNLVDFNKIESVN from the coding sequence ATGACAGTATGGCTTAGTGCAGGCATCATTTTCACTCTATTGGCAATCGCCTTTATTTTAGTGAAGTGGGGTAACCTACAGTGCGTCGGTGTGACACCGGTTAAAACGTTTACGTTTATTGCTATCTTATTTACTTCTGGCCTCGACGTTGGCCTTATCATGTTTCCGCTTACGGAGTTTGCGGGTTACGCAGACATAAAAGCAAGCCCAGAATATGGATTTACCAACCCATTAGCCATTGAATTTGGTTTCTGGGGGTTCTTAATCTGGGGGTTCTACTTTCTTACGTGTTTTTATTTCTGCGTAATAGAGCCCAAAGTGAAATTCTTTGAAATTCCTTGGGTGAAGTTTATTAATAACCTAGTGATCATCGGTACTTGTGCGTTTACGGCATTCTTACTGTTGTCGAATCTGCCTTGGTATTTACCGAGCGTGGGTGACGGCGAGTCGGTTATTCCGACCTTCTACTTGATTGTATTCGCTGCTATTGCGTTTGCGGTATATTCAAGTACTAGCCTTAAGTATGTGCGCTTTTTAAGTATCACTACCACTTGGGTATTTATTGGTTTAATCGCCTTTATGTGGGCTGCTGCATTCTTGTTTGGCGACAGTGAAATGTCGGCTTACACGGACAATCTAGTCTTACTTGGTGATTACTTTGCCAATATCCATCAGTTTGTCTTGCCACTGAATGATTACCATGAGTTCTACCTATTCTGGTGGTTCGCGTGGAGCATCATGATTGGTCAGTTTACCTCACGCTTTGTGGGTGGTTTGAAGACCTACCAAGTGCTAGCGGCGATGTTGGTGTTCCCATCTATTCCTATCGCAGCTTGGTTCAGCGTGCTTTATCACTACCATGAGGCGGGGATCCCAACAACGGGTATCAAGAATTTCGCGATGGTGTTCGTCGGTGTGGTATTTGTAATTAACTCACTTGACTCACTCATTCGACTTTATACCGATAACTTGAACCTAACTGTTAGTCGTTTAGGAAAAAGAAACTATATTTTATTTAATATCGTCGCGTTATCGCTATTGACCTTGCTATTTAAGCTTAACTTCCTGCAGATCCAGTGGGTTGGTGCGTTAGTGATCGGTCTGTTCTTCTCTTGTTTTGCCTATATTGGCTACAGCAAGTTCAAGACCGTGAGCAATATCGATAGCTCACCAAAAGATAATTTAGTCGACTTTAACAAAATTGAATCAGTAAACTAG
- the betA gene encoding choline dehydrogenase, which yields MTEFDYIIVGAGSAGCVLANRLSENPAHKVLLLETGGSDKSIFIQMPTALSIPMNTDKYAWQFHTEPEPYLDNRVMHCPRGKVLGGSSSINGMVYVRGHAKDFDEWQQHGAEGWDYQSCLPYFKRAESWYLGEDEYRGGQGPLGTNNGNEMANPLYRAFISAGEQAGYAFTKDYNGEQQEGFGPMHMTVKNGKRCSSSRAYLDPIKHRSNLTVVTGALAQKVIVDDNKVAKGVEYRVKGQVKTATANKEVVLSAGSVGSPHLLQLSGIGDREALEAAGVEVKHHLPGVGKNLQDHLEFYFQYKCKQPITLNGKLGLFSKGLIGAQWLLNKSGLGATNHFESCAFIRSKAGVEWPDLQYHFLPAAIRYDGKSAFAGHGFQVHVGHNKPKSRGEVTIQSADPTVAPKILFNYLQAQEDIEGFRACVRLTREIIEQSAFDEFRESEIQPGEQVQSDEEIDAFVRQAVESAYHPSCSCKMGEDDMAVVDSKTRVRGVENLRVVDSSIFPTIPNGNLNGPTIMVAEKAADMILGNPPLAEENVNVAMTQNWQQVQRSSEI from the coding sequence ATGACTGAGTTTGATTATATTATCGTTGGAGCGGGCTCTGCTGGCTGTGTGTTAGCCAATCGTTTGTCAGAAAACCCGGCTCATAAAGTACTGCTGCTGGAAACCGGTGGCAGTGATAAGAGTATTTTTATTCAAATGCCAACCGCTTTGTCGATCCCTATGAATACCGACAAATACGCTTGGCAGTTCCACACCGAGCCTGAGCCGTATTTGGATAACCGCGTGATGCACTGCCCGCGGGGCAAGGTCTTAGGTGGCTCATCATCGATTAACGGCATGGTGTACGTACGTGGCCATGCTAAAGATTTTGATGAGTGGCAGCAACATGGCGCTGAAGGGTGGGATTATCAATCTTGTTTGCCTTACTTCAAGCGTGCTGAGTCTTGGTACTTAGGTGAGGATGAGTACCGTGGTGGCCAAGGTCCACTGGGTACCAATAATGGTAATGAAATGGCCAACCCGCTTTACCGCGCCTTTATTAGCGCTGGTGAACAAGCAGGTTATGCCTTCACCAAAGATTACAATGGTGAGCAGCAAGAAGGCTTCGGCCCTATGCACATGACGGTGAAAAACGGCAAACGTTGTTCATCTAGCCGCGCTTACTTAGACCCCATTAAGCACCGTAGTAACCTCACTGTGGTTACTGGCGCCTTAGCGCAAAAAGTCATTGTGGATGACAACAAGGTGGCCAAAGGGGTGGAATATCGCGTTAAGGGTCAAGTAAAAACCGCCACTGCCAACAAAGAAGTGGTGCTGAGTGCCGGCTCTGTTGGTTCACCGCACCTATTGCAGTTATCTGGTATTGGTGACCGTGAAGCGCTTGAAGCCGCTGGTGTGGAAGTGAAACATCACTTACCGGGTGTGGGTAAAAACCTGCAAGACCACCTGGAGTTTTACTTTCAATATAAGTGTAAGCAGCCGATCACCTTAAATGGCAAGTTGGGGCTGTTCTCAAAAGGCCTAATTGGTGCTCAATGGTTATTAAATAAGTCTGGTTTAGGTGCGACTAACCACTTTGAATCATGTGCCTTTATTCGCTCTAAGGCTGGGGTTGAGTGGCCAGACCTGCAGTATCACTTCTTACCAGCAGCGATCCGTTACGATGGTAAGAGTGCCTTTGCAGGGCACGGTTTCCAAGTGCATGTGGGTCACAATAAACCTAAGAGTCGCGGTGAAGTGACGATCCAGTCAGCGGATCCGACGGTGGCGCCAAAGATCTTATTTAACTACCTCCAAGCACAAGAAGACATTGAAGGCTTCAGAGCCTGCGTCAGATTAACCCGTGAAATCATTGAGCAAAGTGCTTTTGATGAGTTCCGTGAAAGCGAAATTCAACCGGGTGAGCAGGTACAAAGCGATGAAGAGATTGATGCCTTTGTCCGCCAAGCGGTGGAAAGTGCTTATCACCCTTCTTGCTCGTGCAAAATGGGTGAAGACGACATGGCTGTGGTGGACTCGAAAACCCGTGTTCGTGGTGTGGAAAACTTGCGAGTCGTTGACTCATCGATTTTCCCAACCATTCCCAATGGCAACCTAAACGGGCCAACCATCATGGTCGCCGAGAAAGCGGCGGACATGATCTTGGGCAATCCACCTTTAGCTGAAGAAAACGTCAATGTCGCGATGACGCAAAATTGGCAACAAGTGCAGCGCAGTTCGGAGATTTAA
- a CDS encoding helix-turn-helix transcriptional regulator, whose amino-acid sequence MAELPIKNNIRKLRFLHDEMTQKQLADLVGVTRQTIMAIEAAKYSPSLEVAFRIAKVFNTSIESVFEYQR is encoded by the coding sequence ATGGCTGAGTTGCCAATAAAAAACAATATTAGAAAACTGCGCTTCTTACATGATGAAATGACGCAAAAACAATTAGCCGATTTAGTTGGTGTTACGCGACAAACCATCATGGCCATTGAAGCGGCGAAATACTCCCCTTCTCTTGAAGTGGCCTTTCGAATTGCCAAGGTGTTTAATACTTCCATTGAGTCGGTGTTTGAGTATCAGAGGTAA
- the betB gene encoding betaine-aldehyde dehydrogenase, with protein MTVPVYQNFIHGQFLANRSGDTFAVKNPATDEVIYEVEVADESIQQAAINSAKEGFAVWSKMTPIERSRILHKAVALLHERNDELAKIEVLDTGKPWQEAECVDIQTGADVIEYFAGLAPAQIGSQQPVGDDFFYTRKEPLGICAGIGAWNYPLQIACWKSGPALAAGNALIFKPSEETPRGAIKLAEIFIEAGVPAGVFNVVQGAAEVGQWLTTHPEIEKVSFTGEVGTGKKVMQSAASNLKEVTMELGGKSPLIVFEDADISQAVSAAMLGNFYTQGEVCTNCTRVFVHRDAYDAFLAELKQRTENNIVAGDPLDPNVNLGALISKPHHELVMSYIEKGKAEGATVLTGGEAIQPESAPKGYFVAPTVFVDCHDDMTIVKEEIFGPVMSVLVFDDEQEVIERANNTHLGLAAGVFSQNIQRAHRVIHQLEAGICWINSYGNSPAEMPVGGYKQSGIGRENGVETLDQYTQTKSVYVGMCDIESPF; from the coding sequence GTGACAGTCCCTGTATACCAAAATTTTATTCATGGCCAGTTTTTGGCGAATCGTTCAGGCGATACGTTTGCTGTTAAAAACCCTGCAACAGATGAGGTGATTTACGAAGTCGAAGTCGCCGATGAAAGCATTCAACAAGCTGCCATTAACAGTGCCAAAGAAGGCTTTGCTGTTTGGTCAAAAATGACTCCAATTGAACGTAGCCGAATTTTACATAAAGCCGTTGCTTTATTGCACGAACGCAATGATGAGCTGGCAAAGATTGAAGTGCTAGACACTGGCAAACCATGGCAAGAGGCTGAGTGCGTTGACATTCAAACAGGCGCCGATGTGATTGAGTACTTTGCTGGACTTGCACCTGCACAAATTGGTTCACAACAGCCTGTAGGCGATGACTTCTTTTACACTCGCAAAGAACCATTAGGCATTTGTGCTGGCATTGGGGCTTGGAACTACCCGCTACAGATTGCGTGCTGGAAGTCAGGCCCTGCTCTTGCCGCGGGGAACGCGTTAATTTTTAAACCGTCAGAAGAAACCCCGCGTGGTGCGATTAAACTGGCTGAAATCTTTATTGAAGCAGGTGTTCCTGCTGGCGTATTCAACGTAGTGCAAGGCGCTGCAGAGGTTGGTCAGTGGCTTACGACTCACCCTGAGATTGAAAAAGTTTCGTTTACCGGTGAAGTGGGTACAGGCAAAAAGGTCATGCAAAGCGCTGCTAGCAATCTCAAAGAAGTGACCATGGAGCTAGGTGGTAAGTCACCGCTTATCGTCTTTGAAGACGCCGACATTTCTCAAGCGGTTAGTGCTGCTATGCTCGGTAATTTCTACACTCAAGGTGAAGTGTGTACTAACTGTACGCGCGTATTTGTGCACCGCGATGCCTACGATGCCTTCCTTGCTGAACTGAAGCAGCGCACAGAAAATAATATTGTTGCAGGCGATCCGTTAGACCCTAATGTCAATCTTGGCGCGCTTATTTCCAAGCCTCACCATGAGCTAGTCATGAGTTACATCGAAAAAGGCAAAGCGGAAGGGGCCACAGTACTTACTGGTGGTGAAGCCATTCAGCCAGAGTCTGCACCTAAGGGCTATTTTGTAGCGCCTACGGTTTTTGTCGACTGCCATGACGATATGACCATAGTAAAAGAAGAAATATTTGGCCCAGTGATGTCAGTGCTGGTGTTCGACGACGAGCAAGAGGTTATCGAGCGTGCTAACAATACCCATCTTGGTTTAGCGGCTGGGGTATTTAGCCAAAACATTCAACGTGCACATCGTGTAATTCATCAATTAGAGGCTGGGATCTGCTGGATTAATAGCTACGGCAACTCTCCTGCTGAAATGCCAGTGGGGGGTTATAAACAGTCCGGTATTGGCCGTGAAAATGGCGTCGAGACACTAGACCAGTATACCCAGACAAAGTCGGTATACGTTGGCATGTGTGATATCGAAAGCCCATTTTAA